In the genome of Brienomyrus brachyistius isolate T26 chromosome 17, BBRACH_0.4, whole genome shotgun sequence, one region contains:
- the clns1a gene encoding methylosome subunit pICln: MVLLKNVPPPTEGVRHQQAETAAVLDGRALGSGTLYVAETRLSWFDGSGMGFCLEYPSISLHAISRDLSAYPQEHLYVMVNAKLGDEAEMEAEKKEEDDDDDDDEDNSEDDSGPITEIRFVPTDKAALEPMFNAMCECQALHPDPEDDDSDDDFEGEEYDVEEAEQGHGDVPTFYTYEEGLSQLTVEGRATLDRLEGMLSASATQQYHMAGVRTDSTAADFDDGMEVDPGSTVAGQFEDADVDH, translated from the exons ATGGTGCTGCTGAAAAACGTACCGCCTCCGACGGAGGGTGTCCGGCACCAACAGGCCGAGACGGCGGCTGTGCTGGACGGGAGGGCGCTGGGCTCAGGGACGCTCTACGTCGCCGAGAC TCGCTTGTCATGGTTTGACGGATCTGGAATGGGTTTCTGCCTGGAGTACCCGTCAATTAGCCTCCATGCCATTTCCAGGGATCTAAGCGCCTACCCACAGGAGCATTTGTATGTGATGGTCAATGCCAAACTCGGCG ATGAAGCTGAAATGGAAGCTGAAAAAAAagaggaggatgatgatgatgatgatgacgaggaCAATAGTGAGGATGACTCTGGGCCAATCACAGAAATCCGCTTCGTGCCCACCGACAAGGCTGCAT TGGAGCCGATGTTTAACGCCATGTGTGAGTGTCAGGCACTGCACCCCGACCCTGAGGATGACGACTCCGATGACGACTTTGAGGGGGAGGAGTATGATGTGGAGGAGGCTG AGCAAGGCCATGGAGATGTGCCAACCTTCTACACGTACGAGGAGGGCCTTTCCCAGCTGACTGTCGAAGGCCGAGCCACGCTGGACCGGCTGGAAGGCATGCTGTCCGCGTCAGCCACACAGCAGTACCACATGGCAGGCGTGCGGACCGACAGCACCGCAGCGGATTTCGACG ATGGAATGGAAGTGGATCCGGGTTCGACTGTTGCTGGACAGTTTGAGGATGCAGATGTGGATCACTG A
- the rsf1a gene encoding remodeling and spacing factor 1 isoform X2, with translation MAAPAAAARSCPGLCPSFAVVCSFLERYGPALDLPELTFPQMERYLQDTATVPKLLVELHVKLMRKIGKSVSADRWEKYLVKMCQDFNTTWAWELEKKGYMEMSIESKAGILKYLCECQFDDNLKFKTAVNEEDPDQMRIRPLGRDKDGLMYWFQLDQDHNVRIYVEEQDDLDGSSWRCIVRTRDELAEILELLKAQIDPALLTKKEMLEDPTGTSPRQEDEDVKKEVPEDQSGILKKSMKSEEPSEEDGSALVKDSLCSPSTKCSDKDGSSGTRDRKCFMQEIKPALLENKENRMTLESPFKLEKPVIDNKVRTITAVIKEEPKELDNLKSQISLTAEGPARLKTQEEMREKTPEEVERAIKNDQQAKIPLKKRELKLREDFDNGSSIIVRNPSVAPAKELLRDEAEKAGEKSRAQPSTLGGVEKEARGNLVNGESQNPKEAHDSSRINDHFMEGPAGKRASSGNTEQGGIAAKEKKNGLVGDGVKTALNMMMRNEEDKPIEPERMKLSELDRKCIVVGKKEHISAAEVVDEKKSRASSEEGQHVPITQDSPPPVGNHEMTMTAAQSLSKKTEVGSPHKDKQESKGSDKSGTKLKGASSTESGPVQREAAEGKVKMVAAKSKEGRKIAGDEEKESKSRKCSSGKNGKEGKRVGNEQENREEKTEKMDSQEKSKVVDESGTLPPQQDPGPVMKEGNEDEEVSSEIQKEGIRLKIKIPAHRRKLAIQQQQEEKKMDSDTQVMDGRCLRRSPRICRPTAKLAEIQDMKLEKKQASALVHEEEDEDEEAKPTQKKQRENSRKCNQDSQTKTKLAKGKRRHRGTRPSSTRSNLRRTKRSSEEEEEEDESEEEDSDEDYTVEKGKVRSASDSKSDETPNDDPCKHCGLPNHPELILLCDSCDSGYHTACLRPPLMIIPDGEWFCPPCQHKFLCEKLEDQLQNLDTALKKRERAERRRERLVYVGISVENIIPPPEAEADKKSQETKKDAKKSRSSGRRSTRTKKCISYRFDEFDEAIDEAIEEDIMEAEGGGSGRGKDMANITGHQGRDRSVTLQEEGKENRRPVRPAVMQRGRKRRGINDLDSDSTVQEEESEDEFCLSSRASSNEDEVLVSEDDGESDAEIRSNEDSEFGSDYGGAGRRPRIRPSQTKRRGGRRWGRRQLPWKRAASSSEDEEEMNEEEEEEEEEMLSEDSADLSDDTLDLRRRRSRRSHQRQVNYCETSDSEGSQAPTNRNRPKGHRRRLSSSDSEGDLRLNKLSDDGDRDGRISKKKKAAVMKDDSSEEESRRQRSPRTLKRRRASEEDEEEDDSEGSEEEERPVRKRLNRIETDEDDEEEEKMTPSAVQSDATKRAPRTAGGGEGGEKKGRSGAAPSTNGQAAARGLEGPVQAARAGPKHSGTAVSNGAGSQEEEEDDLLGVTDLVDYVCNSGQL, from the exons atggctgCTCCGGCGGCAGCGGCGCGTTCTTGCCCCGGTTTGTGCCCGAGCTTCGCCGTGGTCTGCTCTTTCCTGGAGCGGTACGGGCCCGCACTGGACCTGCCAGAGCTGACCTTTCCACAGATGGAGCGATATCTGCAAGATACGGCAACGG TTCCCAAGCTTTTGGTTGAGCTTCACGTGAAGCTGATGAGGAAGATCGGCAAATCCGTATCAGCTGACAGATGGGAAAAGTATTTGGTCAAG ATGTGTCAGGACTTCAACACCACATGGGCTTGGGAGCTGGAGAAGAAGGGCTATATGGAGATGTCCATAGAGAGCAAGGCAGGAATCCTCAAA TACTTGTGTGAGTGCCAGTTCGATGACAACCTCAAGTTCAAGACGGCAGTCAACGAGGAGGATCCAGATCAAATGCGAATTCGGCCCTTAGGCCGAGATAAGGATGGCCTGATGTACTGGTTCCAGCTGGACCAGGATCACAATGTGAGGATCTATGTGGAGGAGCAGGATGACCTGGACGGATCCTCCTGGAGGTGCATTGTCAG AACAAGAGACGAACTGGCTGAGATCCTGGAGCTCCTGAAGGCCCAGATCGACCCAGCGCTGCTGACCAAGAAGGAGATGCTGGAGGACCCGACTGGCACCAGCCCACGTCAGGAGGATGAGGATGTCAAGAAGGAGGTGCCAGAAG ATCAATCTGGAATTCTAAAGAAGTCTATGAAATCTGAAGAACCTTCAGAAGAGGATGGCAGTGCTTTGGTCAAGGACAGCTTATGTTCTCCCTCCACAAAATGTTCAGATAAGGATGGATCCTCCGGAACAAGAGACAGGAAATGTTTCATGCAGGAGATCAAACCTGCACTGCTGGAGAATAAAGAGAATAGGATGACCTTGGAGTCACCATTTAAGTTGGAAAAGCCAGTTATAGACAACAAGGTCAGAACTATCACTGCTGTCATCAAAGAAGAACCAAAAGAGTTGGACAACCTCAAGAGCCAAATATCACTGACTGCTGAGGGTCCAGCCAGGCTGAAGACCCAGGAGGAAATGAGGGAGAAGACACCAGAGGAGGTGGAAAGAGCCATCAAAAATGATCAGCAGGCCAAAATCCCATTAAAGAAGAGGGAGCTCAAACTGAGAGAAGACTTTGACAATGGATCTAGTATCATTGTCCGAAACCCATCAGTTGCTCCTGCGAAGGAACTACTGAGGGACGAGGCAGAGAAAGCTGGAGAGAAGAGCAGAGCACAACCTAGCACTTTGGGAGGTGTGGAAAAGGAGGCTAGAGGCAACCTTGTCAATGGGGAGTCTCAGAACCCCAAGGAAGCTCACGACAGCAGCAGAATCAATGACCACTTCATGGAAGGTCCAGCAGGCAAGAGGGCCTCAAGCGGGAACACGGAGCAGGGTGGCATTGctgccaaagaaaaaaaaaacggactcGTGGGAGATGGTGTGAAAACTGCACTGAATATGATGATGAGGAATGAGGAAGATAAGCCCATTGAGCCCGAGAGAATGAAACTGTCTGAATTGGACAGGAAGTGCATAGTCGTGGGGAAAAAAGAACACATTTCTGCGGCTGAGGTGGTGGATGAGAAAAAATCAAGAGCCTCTTCTGAAGAGGGGCAACATGTCCCCATTACTCAGGACTCTCCCCCCCCAGTAGGAAACCATGAGATGACCATGACAGCAGCCCAGAGTTTGTCCAAGAAGACTGAGGTAGGCTCCCCGCACAAAGACAAACAGGAGTCTAAGGGATCAGATAAGAGTGGAACTAAACTCAAAGGAGCATCCAGTACTGAATCTGGTCCTGTTCAGCGAGAGGCTGCCGAAGGAAAAGTCAAGATGGTAGCTGCCAAGAGTAAAGAGGGTCGCAAGATTGCAGGTGATGAAGAGAAGGAGAGTAAATCAAGGAAATGCTCATCGGGAAAAAACGGGAAGGAGGGGAAAAGGGTCGGGAATGAGCAAGAGAACAGGGAGGAAAAGACTGAGAAAATGGATTCACAAGAAAAGAGCAAGGTGGTGGATGAATCTGGAACATTGCCCCCCCAGCAAGACCCTGGCCCGGTAATGAAGGAAGGAAACGAAGATGAAGAGGTGTCATCGGAAATCCAAAAGGAGGGCATACGGCTAAAGATCAAGATTCCTGCACATCGGAGGAAGCTGGCTATCCAGCAGCAGCAGGAGGAGAAGAAGATGGACTCGGACACCCAGGTCATGGACGGGAGGTGTTTGAGAAGGTCCCCAAGGATATGTCGCCCTACCGCTAAGCTGGCAGAAATTCAAGACATGAAGCTGGAGAAGAAGCAGGCATCTGCACTGGTCCacgaagaagaggatgaagatgaGGAAGCAAAGCCTACTCAGAAGAAGCAACGGGAGAACTCAAGAAAATGTAACCAGGACAGCCAGACAAAGACAAAGCTGGCAAAG GGAAAGCGACGGCACCGGGGCACCAGGCCGTCAAGCACCCGCAGTAACTTGCGCCGGACGAAGAGATccagcgaggaggaggaggaggaagacgaGAGTGAGGAGGAGGACAGCGACGAGGACTACACGGTGGAGAAGGGCAAGGTCCGGAGTGCCTCCGACTCGAAATCGGACGAGACCCCCAATGATGACCCATGTAAACACTGTGGCCTGCCGAACCATCCTGAACTG ATCTTGCTGTGTGACTCCTGCGACAGCGGGTACCACACCGCCTGCCTGCGGCCTCCGCTCATGATCATCCCGGATGGAGAGTGGTTCTGCCCGCCATGCCAGCAC AAATTTCTGTGCGAGAAACTGGAGGACCAGCTCCAGAACCTGGACACGGCCCTGAAGAAGCGGGAGCGGGCAGAGAGGCG GCGGGAACGTCTGGTTTACGTGGGGATCAGTGTTGAGAACATCATTCCTCCTCCC GAGGCTGAAGCCGACAAGAAAAGccaagaaacaaaaaaagacgCCAAAAAGAGCAGGAGTTCGGGGAGGAGGTCTACAAGGACGAAGAAGTGCATTAGCTACAG GTTCGATGAGTTTGATGAAGCCATAGATGAAGCCATCGAGGAGGACATAATGGAAGCAGAAGGCGGAG GTTCTGGTCGGGGCAAAGACATGGCCAACATCACGGGCCACCAGGGCAGGGACAGGTCTGTCACCCTGCAGGAGGAGGGCAAGGAGAACCGGCGGCCCGTCAGACCAGCCGTGATGCAGCGGGGGAGGAAACGACGGGGTATCAACGACCTGGACAGTGACAGCACCGTCCAGGAGGAAGAGAGTGAGGATGAGTTCTGTCTGAGCAGCAG AGCCAGTTCCAACGAGGATGAGGTGTTGGTGTCGGAGGACGATGGCGAGAGTGACGCGGAGATTCGCTCCAACGAGGACAGCGAGTTCGGCAGCGACTATGGCGGCGCTGGGCGCAGGCCACGGATACGCCCGTCGCAGACGAAGAGGAGAGGGGGCAGGAGGTGGGGAAGGAGGCAGCTCCCATGGAAACGGGCAGCGTCCTCCTCCGAGGACGAAGAGGAAATGAatgaagaagaggaggaagaggaggaggaaatgT TGAGCGAGGACTCTGCCGACCTGAGTGATGACACCTTGGACCTGCGTAGACGACGGTCCAGGCGGAGCCACCAGAGGCAGGTCAACTACTGCGAGACATCGGACAGCGAGGGGTCACAGGCCCCCACCAACCGGAATCGGCCCAAAGGCCACCGGCGCCGTCTGTCCAGCTCTGACAGCGAAG GAGACCTCCGCTTAAACAAGTTGTCGGACGATGGCGACAGAGACGGCAGGATCTCGAAGAAGAAGAAGGCGGCGGTGATGAAGGACGATTCCTCTGAGGAAGAGTCCAGGAGGCAGCGCAGCCCAAGGACGCTGAAGCGACGGAGGGCCTCGGAGGAagacgaggaggaggatgacTCTGAAGGGTCTGAGGAGGAGGAGCGGCCTGTTCGTAAGAGGCTGAACCGCATCGAGACGGATGAGgacgatgaggaagaggagaagatgACTCCCTCTGCGGTACAAAGTGATGCCACAAAGAGAGCCCCGAGGACAGCCGGCGGGGGTGAGGGGGGAGAAAAGAAAGGAAGGTCGGGGGCGGCTCCCTCCACCAATGGACAGGCAGCAGCCAGGGGTCTCGAGGGCCCAGTCCAGGCCGCGAGGGCAGGGCCAAAGCATAGCGGGACGGCGGTTTCTAATGGCGCAGGGTcccaggaggaggaagaggatgaccTCCTGGGGGTCACTGACCTTGTGGACTACGTGTGTAACAGCGGACAGCTATAG
- the rsf1a gene encoding remodeling and spacing factor 1 isoform X1, with amino-acid sequence MAAPAAAARSCPGLCPSFAVVCSFLERYGPALDLPELTFPQMERYLQDTATVPKLLVELHVKLMRKIGKSVSADRWEKYLVKMCQDFNTTWAWELEKKGYMEMSIESKAGILKYLCECQFDDNLKFKTAVNEEDPDQMRIRPLGRDKDGLMYWFQLDQDHNVRIYVEEQDDLDGSSWRCIVRTRDELAEILELLKAQIDPALLTKKEMLEDPTGTSPRQEDEDVKKEVPEDQSGILKKSMKSEEPSEEDGSALVKDSLCSPSTKCSDKDGSSGTRDRKCFMQEIKPALLENKENRMTLESPFKLEKPVIDNKVRTITAVIKEEPKELDNLKSQISLTAEGPARLKTQEEMREKTPEEVERAIKNDQQAKIPLKKRELKLREDFDNGSSIIVRNPSVAPAKELLRDEAEKAGEKSRAQPSTLGGVEKEARGNLVNGESQNPKEAHDSSRINDHFMEGPAGKRASSGNTEQGGIAAKEKKNGLVGDGVKTALNMMMRNEEDKPIEPERMKLSELDRKCIVVGKKEHISAAEVVDEKKSRASSEEGQHVPITQDSPPPVGNHEMTMTAAQSLSKKTEVGSPHKDKQESKGSDKSGTKLKGASSTESGPVQREAAEGKVKMVAAKSKEGRKIAGDEEKESKSRKCSSGKNGKEGKRVGNEQENREEKTEKMDSQEKSKVVDESGTLPPQQDPGPVMKEGNEDEEVSSEIQKEGIRLKIKIPAHRRKLAIQQQQEEKKMDSDTQVMDGRCLRRSPRICRPTAKLAEIQDMKLEKKQASALVHEEEDEDEEAKPTQKKQRENSRKCNQDSQTKTKLAKGKRRHRGTRPSSTRSNLRRTKRSSEEEEEEDESEEEDSDEDYTVEKGKVRSASDSKSDETPNDDPCKHCGLPNHPELILLCDSCDSGYHTACLRPPLMIIPDGEWFCPPCQHKFLCEKLEDQLQNLDTALKKRERAERRRERLVYVGISVENIIPPPVSTADMDLNIPQEAEADKKSQETKKDAKKSRSSGRRSTRTKKCISYRFDEFDEAIDEAIEEDIMEAEGGGSGRGKDMANITGHQGRDRSVTLQEEGKENRRPVRPAVMQRGRKRRGINDLDSDSTVQEEESEDEFCLSSRASSNEDEVLVSEDDGESDAEIRSNEDSEFGSDYGGAGRRPRIRPSQTKRRGGRRWGRRQLPWKRAASSSEDEEEMNEEEEEEEEEMLSEDSADLSDDTLDLRRRRSRRSHQRQVNYCETSDSEGSQAPTNRNRPKGHRRRLSSSDSEGDLRLNKLSDDGDRDGRISKKKKAAVMKDDSSEEESRRQRSPRTLKRRRASEEDEEEDDSEGSEEEERPVRKRLNRIETDEDDEEEEKMTPSAVQSDATKRAPRTAGGGEGGEKKGRSGAAPSTNGQAAARGLEGPVQAARAGPKHSGTAVSNGAGSQEEEEDDLLGVTDLVDYVCNSGQL; translated from the exons atggctgCTCCGGCGGCAGCGGCGCGTTCTTGCCCCGGTTTGTGCCCGAGCTTCGCCGTGGTCTGCTCTTTCCTGGAGCGGTACGGGCCCGCACTGGACCTGCCAGAGCTGACCTTTCCACAGATGGAGCGATATCTGCAAGATACGGCAACGG TTCCCAAGCTTTTGGTTGAGCTTCACGTGAAGCTGATGAGGAAGATCGGCAAATCCGTATCAGCTGACAGATGGGAAAAGTATTTGGTCAAG ATGTGTCAGGACTTCAACACCACATGGGCTTGGGAGCTGGAGAAGAAGGGCTATATGGAGATGTCCATAGAGAGCAAGGCAGGAATCCTCAAA TACTTGTGTGAGTGCCAGTTCGATGACAACCTCAAGTTCAAGACGGCAGTCAACGAGGAGGATCCAGATCAAATGCGAATTCGGCCCTTAGGCCGAGATAAGGATGGCCTGATGTACTGGTTCCAGCTGGACCAGGATCACAATGTGAGGATCTATGTGGAGGAGCAGGATGACCTGGACGGATCCTCCTGGAGGTGCATTGTCAG AACAAGAGACGAACTGGCTGAGATCCTGGAGCTCCTGAAGGCCCAGATCGACCCAGCGCTGCTGACCAAGAAGGAGATGCTGGAGGACCCGACTGGCACCAGCCCACGTCAGGAGGATGAGGATGTCAAGAAGGAGGTGCCAGAAG ATCAATCTGGAATTCTAAAGAAGTCTATGAAATCTGAAGAACCTTCAGAAGAGGATGGCAGTGCTTTGGTCAAGGACAGCTTATGTTCTCCCTCCACAAAATGTTCAGATAAGGATGGATCCTCCGGAACAAGAGACAGGAAATGTTTCATGCAGGAGATCAAACCTGCACTGCTGGAGAATAAAGAGAATAGGATGACCTTGGAGTCACCATTTAAGTTGGAAAAGCCAGTTATAGACAACAAGGTCAGAACTATCACTGCTGTCATCAAAGAAGAACCAAAAGAGTTGGACAACCTCAAGAGCCAAATATCACTGACTGCTGAGGGTCCAGCCAGGCTGAAGACCCAGGAGGAAATGAGGGAGAAGACACCAGAGGAGGTGGAAAGAGCCATCAAAAATGATCAGCAGGCCAAAATCCCATTAAAGAAGAGGGAGCTCAAACTGAGAGAAGACTTTGACAATGGATCTAGTATCATTGTCCGAAACCCATCAGTTGCTCCTGCGAAGGAACTACTGAGGGACGAGGCAGAGAAAGCTGGAGAGAAGAGCAGAGCACAACCTAGCACTTTGGGAGGTGTGGAAAAGGAGGCTAGAGGCAACCTTGTCAATGGGGAGTCTCAGAACCCCAAGGAAGCTCACGACAGCAGCAGAATCAATGACCACTTCATGGAAGGTCCAGCAGGCAAGAGGGCCTCAAGCGGGAACACGGAGCAGGGTGGCATTGctgccaaagaaaaaaaaaacggactcGTGGGAGATGGTGTGAAAACTGCACTGAATATGATGATGAGGAATGAGGAAGATAAGCCCATTGAGCCCGAGAGAATGAAACTGTCTGAATTGGACAGGAAGTGCATAGTCGTGGGGAAAAAAGAACACATTTCTGCGGCTGAGGTGGTGGATGAGAAAAAATCAAGAGCCTCTTCTGAAGAGGGGCAACATGTCCCCATTACTCAGGACTCTCCCCCCCCAGTAGGAAACCATGAGATGACCATGACAGCAGCCCAGAGTTTGTCCAAGAAGACTGAGGTAGGCTCCCCGCACAAAGACAAACAGGAGTCTAAGGGATCAGATAAGAGTGGAACTAAACTCAAAGGAGCATCCAGTACTGAATCTGGTCCTGTTCAGCGAGAGGCTGCCGAAGGAAAAGTCAAGATGGTAGCTGCCAAGAGTAAAGAGGGTCGCAAGATTGCAGGTGATGAAGAGAAGGAGAGTAAATCAAGGAAATGCTCATCGGGAAAAAACGGGAAGGAGGGGAAAAGGGTCGGGAATGAGCAAGAGAACAGGGAGGAAAAGACTGAGAAAATGGATTCACAAGAAAAGAGCAAGGTGGTGGATGAATCTGGAACATTGCCCCCCCAGCAAGACCCTGGCCCGGTAATGAAGGAAGGAAACGAAGATGAAGAGGTGTCATCGGAAATCCAAAAGGAGGGCATACGGCTAAAGATCAAGATTCCTGCACATCGGAGGAAGCTGGCTATCCAGCAGCAGCAGGAGGAGAAGAAGATGGACTCGGACACCCAGGTCATGGACGGGAGGTGTTTGAGAAGGTCCCCAAGGATATGTCGCCCTACCGCTAAGCTGGCAGAAATTCAAGACATGAAGCTGGAGAAGAAGCAGGCATCTGCACTGGTCCacgaagaagaggatgaagatgaGGAAGCAAAGCCTACTCAGAAGAAGCAACGGGAGAACTCAAGAAAATGTAACCAGGACAGCCAGACAAAGACAAAGCTGGCAAAG GGAAAGCGACGGCACCGGGGCACCAGGCCGTCAAGCACCCGCAGTAACTTGCGCCGGACGAAGAGATccagcgaggaggaggaggaggaagacgaGAGTGAGGAGGAGGACAGCGACGAGGACTACACGGTGGAGAAGGGCAAGGTCCGGAGTGCCTCCGACTCGAAATCGGACGAGACCCCCAATGATGACCCATGTAAACACTGTGGCCTGCCGAACCATCCTGAACTG ATCTTGCTGTGTGACTCCTGCGACAGCGGGTACCACACCGCCTGCCTGCGGCCTCCGCTCATGATCATCCCGGATGGAGAGTGGTTCTGCCCGCCATGCCAGCAC AAATTTCTGTGCGAGAAACTGGAGGACCAGCTCCAGAACCTGGACACGGCCCTGAAGAAGCGGGAGCGGGCAGAGAGGCG GCGGGAACGTCTGGTTTACGTGGGGATCAGTGTTGAGAACATCATTCCTCCTCCCGTAAGTACGGCGGACATGGATTTGAACATCCCTCAG GAGGCTGAAGCCGACAAGAAAAGccaagaaacaaaaaaagacgCCAAAAAGAGCAGGAGTTCGGGGAGGAGGTCTACAAGGACGAAGAAGTGCATTAGCTACAG GTTCGATGAGTTTGATGAAGCCATAGATGAAGCCATCGAGGAGGACATAATGGAAGCAGAAGGCGGAG GTTCTGGTCGGGGCAAAGACATGGCCAACATCACGGGCCACCAGGGCAGGGACAGGTCTGTCACCCTGCAGGAGGAGGGCAAGGAGAACCGGCGGCCCGTCAGACCAGCCGTGATGCAGCGGGGGAGGAAACGACGGGGTATCAACGACCTGGACAGTGACAGCACCGTCCAGGAGGAAGAGAGTGAGGATGAGTTCTGTCTGAGCAGCAG AGCCAGTTCCAACGAGGATGAGGTGTTGGTGTCGGAGGACGATGGCGAGAGTGACGCGGAGATTCGCTCCAACGAGGACAGCGAGTTCGGCAGCGACTATGGCGGCGCTGGGCGCAGGCCACGGATACGCCCGTCGCAGACGAAGAGGAGAGGGGGCAGGAGGTGGGGAAGGAGGCAGCTCCCATGGAAACGGGCAGCGTCCTCCTCCGAGGACGAAGAGGAAATGAatgaagaagaggaggaagaggaggaggaaatgT TGAGCGAGGACTCTGCCGACCTGAGTGATGACACCTTGGACCTGCGTAGACGACGGTCCAGGCGGAGCCACCAGAGGCAGGTCAACTACTGCGAGACATCGGACAGCGAGGGGTCACAGGCCCCCACCAACCGGAATCGGCCCAAAGGCCACCGGCGCCGTCTGTCCAGCTCTGACAGCGAAG GAGACCTCCGCTTAAACAAGTTGTCGGACGATGGCGACAGAGACGGCAGGATCTCGAAGAAGAAGAAGGCGGCGGTGATGAAGGACGATTCCTCTGAGGAAGAGTCCAGGAGGCAGCGCAGCCCAAGGACGCTGAAGCGACGGAGGGCCTCGGAGGAagacgaggaggaggatgacTCTGAAGGGTCTGAGGAGGAGGAGCGGCCTGTTCGTAAGAGGCTGAACCGCATCGAGACGGATGAGgacgatgaggaagaggagaagatgACTCCCTCTGCGGTACAAAGTGATGCCACAAAGAGAGCCCCGAGGACAGCCGGCGGGGGTGAGGGGGGAGAAAAGAAAGGAAGGTCGGGGGCGGCTCCCTCCACCAATGGACAGGCAGCAGCCAGGGGTCTCGAGGGCCCAGTCCAGGCCGCGAGGGCAGGGCCAAAGCATAGCGGGACGGCGGTTTCTAATGGCGCAGGGTcccaggaggaggaagaggatgaccTCCTGGGGGTCACTGACCTTGTGGACTACGTGTGTAACAGCGGACAGCTATAG